The nucleotide window GAGTTCTGGAGAATAAGTCTTTACCANGTAGTTTCAATNAAATCACTAAATATAATGATGCTTTAGTGAGAGAATACACGTATTCCTTCAATAGGCAAGTACTTTTTGGGATGGTAGATGGCGTTGATGTCGTAAAAAAAGCGTTATACAATATCCAAAGGTTAGGTGATACTGAATCTATGGTGAGTGTAGAAGATGTAAAGGAAGTGGAGGTAGAAAAATGTGATAAACATGAGGTTAACGTTGTTTCAGATATTAAGAATGCAACAGGTAGATATTTAATATTTCCAGCTTTTGATGAGCAAGGTAAGAGAAGATATTTTAGTGTTCCATTGTATTTTTTGGGATCTTATTATGAGGTTGGAGAGATAAAATACAATAGGACTTTGTGTGCTGGTGAAGCTATATTTCCAGAAGGTGATGATTGGTGAAGGAGCTAATTGCTGAAATGATAAAGTCATGGAATGAAAAAGGGGAGATAGATAATGAAAGGTTAGAATTACAGTATAAGTTGGCTAAGGAGATATTTGATAAGGTAGATGAAGGGAGGCTATTTATATTAAATCTTCCAACGGGGATTGGTAAAACCGAGATTTTTTTAGCACCGTTCTTTTATCAGTTTAAGGTTAATGACTTCTTTGCGGGAAGAATGTATATAGCTGAGCCGACTCATGCATTATTAACTCAAATGAGGGATAGGGTTTGCAATTACGTGATAGGTTTGCAATTAGATATTCCCGTAGGGGAAGATCATGGTGATGTTGAAAACCCTACTTTTCTTTATAATGCACCTATTACTCTTACAACAATTGACTCTTTTGCATATGGGTTTTTGGCTAAAAGGGTAAACAAGTGGTGGAAGTACGGTTATGAGACTGGTAGATATACTTTACCAGTAGGATTAATGGGCAATTCTTATATAGTATTTGATGAAGCTCATTTAATTCAAGACAGCGTCTTTCTTTCGCCTAGGGTTATGGGTAAAATTATATGCAACTTAGTGAATTCTGGGGCAATAGTTGTATTTTCGTCAGCAACGTTACCTAAGGCGTTATTGGAAAGATTAACTAGGGAGTGTAAAAAAGTGGAGAATTTAACTGTAGATCTTAATGTTAAGAGAGATGTAAAAATAACCTTTAACGGTGATAAACAGTTGACAGAAAATGAAATAGATTGTGAGGGTAATACGCTGGTTATTCTTAATACTGTTGAGAGGGCTAGGAGTTTGTATAAGAAATTGANGGATAAATGTAAGAACGTTTATATTTTACACTCTTTGATGGCTATTGAAGATAGGA belongs to Thermocladium sp. ECH_B and includes:
- a CDS encoding CRISPR-associated helicase Cas3, encoding MKELIAEMIKSWNEKGEIDNERLELQYKLAKEIFDKVDEGRLFILNLPTGIGKTEIFLAPFFYQFKVNDFFAGRMYIAEPTHALLTQMRDRVCNYVIGLQLDIPVGEDHGDVENPTFLYNAPITLTTIDSFAYGFLAKRVNKWWKYGYETGRYTLPVGLMGNSYIVFDEAHLIQDSVFLSPRVMGKIICNLVNSGAIVVFSSATLPKALLERLTRECKKVENLTVDLNVKRDVKITFNGDKQLTENEIDCEGNTLVILNTVERARSLYKKLXDKCKNVYILHSLMAIEDRRKVYDSVKIKMNNEDDLVLIGTQTLEVGLDFSFEKLYAEISPIDSLIQRVGRIGRRKEKKNEKSKEVNAIIFDVENNLPYLDSIIKATKDVLHSSTAYDNLVNSIDTVYDENKVKEIEEKGDLFYVEFLEYIENLHLFSYPPEDEVLVRPSNYIIXFILDDSLIESESDKELVLRKDGLDDKSLKYSISLVDNHSLKRLTTLLNGRNVYSYPYEKGGKIHVKKVTTLDRIINNALSIYVRKDDLYDEAGLKVELDKPKSESEGKKRRSKKK
- a CDS encoding type I-A CRISPR-associated protein Cas5 — translated: MYYLLARLRGPLYSVKRLDVYQVSTSYPFIPPSTLIGALGEGLGILGYCEPSDCLNYAKKLVRKAREVFLSDVKISVSPVILKRARGVLENKSLPXSFNXITKYNDALVREYTYSFNRQVLFGMVDGVDVVKKALYNIQRLGDTESMVSVEDVKEVEVEKCDKHEVNVVSDIKNATGRYLIFPAFDEQGKRRYFSVPLYFLGSYYEVGEIKYNRTLCAGEAIFPEGDDW